The DNA sequence GACGGTTTCCAGACCGTTGCCGGTCAACGTCTGGCGCAAATCCGTCATCAACGCCTGAAGGGTTTCATGGAGCAATTCAAGGAAGAGATCGGCGTGGTCTGAAGGCGTTACTCCGGTCAATCACGATCCTGAGATCGGCAAGCTCAGACCTAAGCTGCGGGCATGACGTGTTAGATAGATGACGCTCAATTTTTCCGGTCAAGGAACCGCGTCATGCCTCAAGCAACACCCCAGGTCTCGGGCAAACTGTTCGGCCTGTTCTGCCTCGCCAGTTATCTGCTGTCGCTGTCTTATGGCGCGACGTTTTTGCTCTCGCTGCTGATCGGTTCTCGCGGCGGCAACGAGCATGACGCCGGCAGCGTGATCAGTGCGGCGATGCTCAGCACCTTCGTTGCGGTGCTGGTGTCCGGGCACCTGTCCGACTGGCTGGGTGCGGCGCGCTCGATTGCGCTGTTCGGGCTGTTGCTGGTGGCAGCGAGCCTGGGGTTTGCGATGACGCCGGGCTTCGGTCATCTGCTGTTGTTTTTCGGGTTGCTGCTCGGCTTGGGCTGGGGCGTGTTCTACACGCTGGGACCGATCATCGTTGCCAGTCTGGTAAGCCCGGCCCAGCGAGCGAAATACTTTGCGCTGCTGTCCGGCAGCATGATGACCGGGATCGGCAGCGGCCCGTTGCTCGGGCGTGCAGCGAGTGCGGTGGGGTTGCCGGTGACGTCAGCGTTCTATCTGGCGGCTGCGGCGAGCCTGATCGGCGTGCTGCTGTTCTGGCGTCTCGGTGCTCGGTTGAAAGGCACACAGGCAACGTCAGCCGCCCGAATCTCATGTCAGGCGACTGCTCAGGTGCTCAGTTCCCGAGCACTGTTTCCAATCATCATGGTCGGTCTCGGCGGTTGCGTGTTCGGCGGGTTGTCGAGTTTCCAGACCAGCTACGCCGCCGCCCGTTCTCTGGACTATTCGCTGTTCTTTCTGGGCTTCATGAGCGCTGCGATCAGCAGCCGGATGTTGATCGCAGGCTATGTGGTCAAACGTGATCCGCTGCGCGCGTCGTGCCTGTTGTCGGGGTTGATGCTGGGCTCGATCGTGCTGTTCGCGTTCGGTGTACAAAGCGGTTTCAGCTACTTGCTGGCAGCGGTGATGCTCGGTGTTGGTTACGGCCTCACCTACTCGGTGATCAACGGGCTGGCAGCCAACGAAGCGCCGGTCGGCACCACGTCGCAAGCGTTGCTGCTGTTCAGTCTGGCGTACTTCATCGGGGTGTTCGGGTTCCCGCTGCTGGCCGGGAAAATCATCGTCGAGCACGGCATGTCGACGCTGTTGCTGACGGTTCTGGCGGTGGCGGCGTTGAACTGGACGATCACCGTCGGCCGCTTGCTGTGGCGGCGAATCACAGTAAAAAACGCGCTGACGAACTGAACCGTTCGTCGCTCATCCGGCACCTATGCGACGCGAGGGCGGCCCAAGATCAGGTAAGGATTCCAATCACTGGAGAAACCCCATGATCTCGTCAAGGTTGACTGCTCTCGTTTTCGCCGCCCTGCTCTCTCCCGTGGCCTTCGCTGCGACGGCCACCGGAACCGGCCCAACCGATCCGGTCGAGCGCCCGAAAGCTCCGGCCATCCAGAGTGCCCCCGGCATGAACACCGATGGCTCGGGCGTCGAGAACGCCCTGCCACCCGCCACCGGCACCGACCCGCGCACCCAGGGCAACGACCCGGGACGCCAGGGCGGCACTTCCGGCAATCCGGTTCCGCCGGATAATTCCGGCTCCGGCATGGGCTCGAAAACCACCACCGGTGGCTCGGGTTCCGAGGGGGCCGGTCAGTAGGCTGAAGATTCGCGGATCAGCGCATCGACTTCGGCAGTGCCCGGTGAGGTCGCCGGGCCCCAGCGGGTGACGGCCAACGCGGCGGCGGCATTGGCGCGACGGGCGGCTTCGTGAGCCGTCAGTCCTTGCGCCAATCCAGCGACGAACACGCCTGCATGCGCATCGCCTGCGCCGTTGCTGTCCACGGCCTGCACCTTGAAACCCGGCACATGCTGGCGCTCGCCGCGTTGATGAATCCAGCAACCCTGCGGGCCGTCGCGCACCACCATCAGCACATCCTGCGGCAAATGCACGACCAACCGGTCCAACGCGGTTTCGATGTCCGTCGCGCCAGTGAAACGCAATGCCTCGACGCTGTTGCTGGTCCACACATCGATGCGCGGCAGCAACGCCTGCATCATCGGTGAGTCCGGCGACTCCACCAGCGGACCCGGATCGAACACCACGCTGATCGTCTTCGGCAGCGCCAGCGTCCAGTCCAGCAAAGCCTGTGCCTTGCCGCTGTGCA is a window from the Pseudomonas gozinkensis genome containing:
- a CDS encoding MFS transporter gives rise to the protein MPQATPQVSGKLFGLFCLASYLLSLSYGATFLLSLLIGSRGGNEHDAGSVISAAMLSTFVAVLVSGHLSDWLGAARSIALFGLLLVAASLGFAMTPGFGHLLLFFGLLLGLGWGVFYTLGPIIVASLVSPAQRAKYFALLSGSMMTGIGSGPLLGRAASAVGLPVTSAFYLAAAASLIGVLLFWRLGARLKGTQATSAARISCQATAQVLSSRALFPIIMVGLGGCVFGGLSSFQTSYAAARSLDYSLFFLGFMSAAISSRMLIAGYVVKRDPLRASCLLSGLMLGSIVLFAFGVQSGFSYLLAAVMLGVGYGLTYSVINGLAANEAPVGTTSQALLLFSLAYFIGVFGFPLLAGKIIVEHGMSTLLLTVLAVAALNWTITVGRLLWRRITVKNALTN
- a CDS encoding PfkB family carbohydrate kinase encodes the protein MPKMLHTGQVIIDLVMAVDALPKIGGDVLAQSASFEAGGGFNVMAAAARNGLPVVYLGRHGNGRFGELARQAMNAEGIRIGIDQPAERDTGICVALTDASAERSFISYIGAEGEVTTAELNSVAAESGDFVYVSGYSLLHSGKAQALLDWTLALPKTISVVFDPGPLVESPDSPMMQALLPRIDVWTSNSVEALRFTGATDIETALDRLVVHLPQDVLMVVRDGPQGCWIHQRGERQHVPGFKVQAVDSNGAGDAHAGVFVAGLAQGLTAHEAARRANAAAALAVTRWGPATSPGTAEVDALIRESSAY